In Macadamia integrifolia cultivar HAES 741 chromosome 5, SCU_Mint_v3, whole genome shotgun sequence, a single window of DNA contains:
- the LOC122079226 gene encoding patatin-like protein 5 — protein sequence MPSKGVVNMERGHCIELSMRMLASLCILLIITEPTVTEGRYQGSKSDRISNSDNGITTILSIDGGGVKGVIPGTILKEFESMLQEIDGDENARIADYFDIVAGTSTGGIITGLLTAPDESGRPLYSAKEINQFYFDHAPDIFWLDESLNPFVEALRELLQPKYNGTNYYKVVREMIGGIRLDETVTNVVIPTYDMKLLKPTIFTSFHAKRDESMMALLSDVVIGTAAAPTLFPPYSFQITTSEGVTTKFNLYDGALVAGNPTLVALTETVKEMNGNVDYTKFRVLSLGTGTEEFQGYEADSHCWGKVALKYLLYDPILSTAGERMAEVYAGMLLRTDIYPNNYIRIQVR from the exons atgccATCCAAGGGAGtagtaaatatggagagagggCATTGCATTGAGCTGAGCATGCGAATGTTGGCTTCTCTTTGCATCCTTCTAATT ATTACTGAACCAACAGTCACTGAAGGGCGTTACCAAGGTAGTAAATCTGACAGAATTAGCAATTCTGATAATGGAATTACCACAATTCTTAGCATTGATGGTGGTGGAGTGAAAGGAGTCATCCCTGGTACCATTCTCAAAGAATTTGAATCTATGTTACAG GAAATTGATGGTGATGAGAATGCGAGGATTGCAGACTACTTTGACATAGTTGCAGGAACAAGCACAGGAGGGATTATAACAGGCTTGCTAACTGCACCAGATGAATCAGGCCGACCCCTCTATTCTGCTAAGGAAATAAACCAATTCTACTTTGACCATGCCCCTGATATCTTTTGGTTGGATGAAAG tttaAACCCCTTCGTGGAAGCCTTGAGGGAACTTCTACAACCAAAATACAATGGTACAAACTACTACAAAGTAGTGAGAGAAATGATAGGAGGAATTCGATTGGATGAGACAGTAACCAATGTGGTTATCCCAACCTACGATATGAAACTTCTCAAACCAACCATCTTTACTTCTTTCCAC GCAAAACGTGATGAATCTATGATGGCGTTGCTATCAGATGTGGTCATTGGCACTGCTGCGGCTCCAACTCTTTTCCCACCATACAGCTTCCAGATTACCACATCGGAAGGAGTCACCACTAAATTTAACCTCTATGATGGTGCTCTGGTAGCTGGAAATCCT aCATTGGTTGCTCTAACTGAAACGGTAAAGGAGATGAATGGGAACGTGGATTATACAAAGTTTCGGGTTCTCTCTCTTGGCACAGGAACAGAAGAGTTCCAAGGATATGAAGCTGATAGTCACTGTTGGGGCAAAGTTGCTTTAAAATATCTATTATATGATCCAATACTCTCGACTGCAGGAGAACGCATGGCTGAAGTATATGCTGGCATGCTTCTCCGAACTGATATTTACCCAAACAACTATATACGGATACAGGTACGT